In a single window of the Allobranchiibius huperziae genome:
- a CDS encoding C40 family peptidase, giving the protein MKEDRLHPGVTTRPRILTVLLGLLLTSVATLSLGWSTPAHAADGCTAGHNASGQSVYYCGVWVPSGGIPVYSSTSQGSSVIDHLHSGGTANWFYCSTSGGTATASGYKSTSWARSVGDDNGAIGYVPAVYFSGSENYWAGLPSCSGGTGSSGSSCHSGTNKSGTTVSYCGIWTPSGGTPVYASTSSGSGVVDHLNTAGTGNWFFCEQKGSSITVGGYTSSDWAKTIGDDHGATGYVPAVYFTGSQNYWAGMPACSTPAPPPSDDSCTLGHNPSGGTAYYCPVWVPSGGVPLYGSTSTSSGVVDHLHTGGSANWFYCRVNGSTATVGGYSSSSWAKTIGDDNGATGYVPAVYFTGSQDYWVNLPSCGSGSTNPTPPSPPSNGGANTNGSACGTAYTGLPGLTLKMMQQACRVTVTSDSMYKYSIYAWDGGHGSTPGPTYGSCDPSNGAPNDCHVDGFDCSGLVRWAYYQATGVDALDGYTWGQWSKALALPHKAVINAASHGGSGQVDNYLSQLKPGDILWYGQNAGEHVAIYMGNGKQMNAYQSGDHDGITSVTTGDTFWGAVRMW; this is encoded by the coding sequence ATGAAAGAAGATCGGCTCCACCCCGGAGTCACCACGCGACCGAGGATCCTGACCGTCCTCCTCGGACTGCTCCTCACCTCGGTCGCGACGTTGTCCCTCGGATGGTCCACCCCGGCGCACGCCGCCGACGGGTGCACCGCAGGGCACAACGCATCGGGCCAGAGCGTCTACTACTGCGGGGTCTGGGTGCCCTCGGGCGGGATCCCCGTCTACTCCAGCACGTCGCAGGGCTCCTCGGTCATCGACCACCTGCACAGCGGAGGAACGGCGAACTGGTTCTACTGCTCGACCTCAGGCGGCACCGCGACCGCCTCCGGGTACAAGTCCACGAGCTGGGCCCGCTCCGTCGGCGACGACAACGGCGCCATCGGCTACGTGCCCGCTGTCTACTTCAGCGGCAGTGAGAACTACTGGGCCGGACTGCCGAGCTGCTCGGGCGGGACCGGCTCGTCGGGCAGTTCCTGTCACTCCGGCACCAACAAGTCGGGCACGACGGTGTCGTACTGCGGCATCTGGACGCCCTCCGGCGGAACGCCGGTCTACGCATCGACCTCGTCCGGATCGGGGGTCGTGGACCACCTGAACACCGCGGGCACCGGCAACTGGTTCTTCTGCGAGCAGAAGGGCTCTTCGATCACGGTCGGTGGGTACACCTCCTCCGACTGGGCCAAGACCATCGGCGACGATCACGGCGCCACGGGATACGTCCCGGCGGTGTACTTCACCGGCTCGCAGAACTACTGGGCAGGGATGCCCGCGTGCTCGACGCCCGCGCCGCCGCCCTCGGACGACAGCTGCACGCTCGGTCACAACCCCTCGGGCGGGACCGCGTACTACTGCCCGGTCTGGGTGCCGTCCGGCGGGGTGCCGCTCTACGGCTCGACCTCGACGTCCTCCGGCGTGGTCGACCACCTGCACACCGGCGGTTCGGCCAACTGGTTCTACTGCCGGGTGAACGGCTCCACCGCCACCGTCGGCGGCTACAGCTCCTCGAGCTGGGCCAAGACCATCGGCGATGACAACGGCGCCACGGGATACGTGCCGGCGGTGTACTTCACCGGTTCACAGGACTACTGGGTCAACCTGCCGTCCTGCGGCAGCGGCTCCACCAACCCGACGCCGCCCTCCCCGCCGAGCAACGGCGGCGCCAACACCAACGGCAGCGCGTGCGGTACGGCGTACACCGGGCTCCCCGGTCTGACGCTGAAGATGATGCAGCAGGCCTGCCGGGTCACCGTGACCAGCGACTCGATGTACAAATACAGCATCTACGCCTGGGACGGCGGCCACGGCTCGACCCCCGGCCCGACCTACGGCTCGTGCGACCCGAGCAACGGCGCTCCGAACGACTGCCACGTCGACGGATTCGACTGCTCCGGCCTCGTGCGATGGGCCTACTACCAGGCCACCGGGGTGGACGCGCTCGACGGCTACACGTGGGGCCAGTGGTCCAAGGCGCTCGCCCTCCCGCACAAGGCCGTCATCAACGCTGCCAGCCACGGCGGGTCGGGCCAGGTCGACAACTACCTGTCGCAGCTCAAGCCCGGAGACATCCTCTGGTACGGCCAGAACGCCGGCGAGCACGTCGCGATCTACATGGGCAACGGCAAGCAGATGAACGCCTACCAGTCCGGCGACCACGACGGCATCACCAGCGTCACCACCGGCGACACCTTCTGGGGCGCCGTCCGGATGTGGTGA
- a CDS encoding SDR family oxidoreductase, whose protein sequence is MADQYTVTDPTKMYADIDTTAQYQDGPGLDADLDNPADLGEETYRGSGRLRDRKALVTGGDSGIGAATVIAFAREGADVVISYLPEEEKDAQRIKSLVEQAGRKAVLAPGDLTDERYCTSLVETTVRELGGIDIVVSNGGRQQHVEDLADLSYEQFDDTFKTNVYALFWIVKAALPHLQPGSAIIGTSSIQAYQPSPNLLDYATTKAAINTFCKGLAQQVGPKGIRVNVVAPGPVWTPLQTAGGQPQEELPEFGQSTPLGRAGQPADLAPAFVYLASAESSFVSGETLHVNGGMPTP, encoded by the coding sequence ATGGCTGATCAATACACCGTGACCGACCCGACCAAGATGTATGCCGACATCGATACGACCGCGCAGTATCAGGACGGTCCGGGTCTCGATGCCGACCTGGACAACCCGGCTGACCTCGGTGAGGAGACCTACCGCGGCAGCGGTCGGCTGCGGGACCGCAAGGCCCTGGTCACCGGGGGTGACTCGGGCATCGGCGCAGCGACGGTCATCGCATTCGCCCGCGAGGGTGCGGACGTCGTCATCTCCTACCTTCCCGAGGAAGAGAAGGATGCTCAGCGCATCAAGTCTCTGGTGGAGCAGGCCGGTCGCAAGGCGGTACTCGCTCCCGGTGACCTGACCGACGAGCGCTACTGCACCTCACTGGTGGAGACCACCGTCCGGGAGCTGGGTGGGATCGACATCGTGGTGTCCAACGGTGGCCGCCAGCAGCATGTCGAGGACCTGGCCGACCTCAGCTACGAGCAGTTCGACGACACCTTCAAGACCAACGTCTATGCGCTGTTCTGGATCGTGAAGGCGGCCCTGCCCCACCTGCAGCCTGGCTCGGCGATCATCGGCACCTCGTCGATCCAGGCCTATCAGCCCTCGCCGAACCTGCTCGACTACGCCACCACGAAGGCTGCGATCAACACATTCTGCAAGGGCTTGGCCCAGCAGGTGGGACCGAAGGGGATCCGTGTGAACGTCGTGGCGCCCGGCCCGGTCTGGACGCCGCTGCAGACTGCGGGCGGTCAACCGCAGGAGGAGCTGCCGGAGTTCGGCCAGTCGACGCCGCTCGGTCGGGCGGGTCAGCCGGCGGACCTCGCGCCCGCCTTCGTGTACCTGGCCTCCGCAGAGTCCAGCTTCGTGTCGGGGGAGACCCTGCACGTCAACGGCGGCATGCCCACACCGTGA
- a CDS encoding glycoside hydrolase family 15 protein, whose translation MNGGVQAVWHGGDPVPGPLDGRDDAGYADLRDYASIGDGRTIALIARDGCIDWLPLPNLDSAPPFAALLDAENGGRIALAPVEPATIERRYVPGTNVLETTYTTASGRARVTDSLNTGLAGRLPWCELGRRIDGLEGSVLLRAHVVPGTCLNTASPWVYDSVHGKVLRLDGLTMAVRTLAEESVEVTTSSIAVDYRTSPGSRHLLGLTSTDSEPLYLPTPQDIDDGVDRTIANWRTWSDAFGWDGPWQEEVQRSALMLKQLIFAPTGALAAAATTSLPESLTKDKNWDYRYSWVRDTAFSLTALFRFGVREETHGAISWMLRILREQGSQPQVLQRLDGAQHQDELHTYDVPGWRGVGPVRSGNQAETQLQLGIYGDIFSIVQLYVDNGNVLDEGTGRLLTTVADLACDQWRSPDSGMWELPEERHYTTSKLGCWQALEHAAHMADIGQIPGSVDRWRHEADAIGEWVEQHCWNEELGAYEWYPGSGTLDASILLHAISGFDRGERMSRTLDVLEKHLSDGPYLYRFTGAAEEELTFTACSFWRVSALALVGRVDEARDLMEELVGSLNDVGLLSEMIDARTGAFGGNLPQALSHLALINAAITVHSEEEGRQQDPLDDGDG comes from the coding sequence ATGAACGGTGGGGTTCAGGCGGTCTGGCACGGGGGCGACCCCGTGCCCGGACCGCTCGACGGGCGTGATGACGCCGGGTACGCCGATCTGCGCGACTACGCCTCGATCGGCGACGGCCGCACGATCGCGCTCATCGCCCGCGACGGCTGTATCGACTGGCTGCCGCTGCCCAATCTGGACTCGGCGCCGCCCTTCGCCGCGCTGCTCGATGCCGAGAACGGCGGGCGGATCGCCTTGGCGCCTGTGGAGCCCGCCACCATCGAACGCCGCTACGTGCCGGGCACCAACGTGTTGGAGACGACCTACACCACCGCGAGCGGTCGCGCCCGGGTGACCGACTCGCTCAACACCGGGCTCGCCGGCCGGCTGCCCTGGTGCGAGCTCGGGCGCAGGATCGATGGCTTGGAGGGCAGTGTGCTGTTGCGGGCGCACGTCGTGCCCGGCACCTGCCTCAACACGGCCTCGCCCTGGGTCTACGACTCGGTGCACGGCAAGGTGCTGCGGCTCGATGGGCTGACCATGGCGGTGCGCACGCTCGCGGAGGAGTCGGTGGAGGTGACCACGAGCTCGATCGCGGTGGACTACCGCACGAGTCCCGGCTCGCGGCACCTGCTCGGCCTGACCAGCACCGACAGCGAACCGCTCTACCTGCCCACCCCGCAGGACATCGACGACGGCGTGGACCGCACGATCGCGAACTGGCGCACGTGGAGCGATGCGTTCGGGTGGGACGGCCCGTGGCAGGAGGAGGTGCAGCGCAGCGCCCTGATGCTCAAACAGCTGATCTTCGCGCCGACGGGCGCGCTCGCTGCGGCCGCGACCACGTCGCTGCCGGAGTCGCTGACGAAGGACAAGAACTGGGACTACCGCTACTCCTGGGTGCGCGATACGGCGTTCTCGCTGACGGCGCTCTTCCGCTTCGGCGTGCGCGAGGAGACCCACGGTGCCATCAGCTGGATGCTGCGGATTCTGCGCGAGCAGGGGTCACAGCCGCAGGTGCTGCAGCGACTGGACGGCGCCCAGCACCAGGATGAGCTGCACACCTACGACGTCCCCGGTTGGCGCGGCGTGGGGCCGGTGCGGTCCGGCAACCAGGCCGAGACTCAGTTGCAGCTCGGCATCTACGGCGACATCTTCAGCATCGTGCAGCTCTACGTCGACAACGGGAACGTGCTGGACGAGGGCACCGGCCGGCTGCTGACCACGGTCGCCGATCTCGCGTGCGACCAGTGGCGCAGCCCCGATTCCGGCATGTGGGAGCTGCCGGAGGAACGGCACTACACGACCTCCAAACTCGGTTGCTGGCAGGCGCTCGAGCACGCGGCGCACATGGCCGACATCGGTCAGATCCCCGGCAGCGTCGACCGGTGGCGCCACGAGGCCGACGCGATCGGGGAGTGGGTGGAGCAGCACTGCTGGAACGAGGAGCTCGGCGCGTACGAGTGGTATCCCGGCAGCGGCACCCTCGACGCCTCGATCCTGCTGCACGCGATCAGCGGATTCGACCGCGGCGAGCGGATGTCACGCACTCTCGACGTGCTGGAGAAGCACCTGAGTGACGGGCCCTACCTCTATCGGTTCACCGGCGCCGCCGAGGAGGAGCTCACCTTCACGGCATGCTCGTTCTGGAGGGTCTCGGCGCTGGCGCTGGTGGGACGCGTCGACGAGGCGCGCGACCTGATGGAGGAGCTGGTCGGCAGCCTGAACGACGTCGGCCTGCTCTCGGAGATGATCGATGCCCGCACCGGGGCCTTCGGTGGCAACCTGCCGCAGGCGTTGTCGCACCTGGCTCTGATCAACGCGGCCATCACGGTGCACAGTGAGGAAGAGGGTCGCCAGCAGGATCCGTTGGACGACGGCGACGGCTGA